The following are encoded together in the Mumia sp. Pv4-285 genome:
- a CDS encoding metallophosphoesterase family protein produces MPSPNESLASDPAPASVRPRRHRWVLAVAVVAVGLVVAFVVGLTTFTHAHRTVLVGAHSGTVTPTFDGHATLDFGSVLPRIRMAVDQPFDLGVSIDLGETEADSLNELVARDAVIASQPEAEIAQIGAVVRDIAIASALRGLGAGLAVAILMVAVWMLVGRRRRREIGGRLRDAVRQRHLQHTPLRALVALALALVLAGVLLTWPEPAEETVADVRWRPIAEVYPEIAAEVDEGDLTGVQVSSGSATDASRSIVESAIKTYDTSVKFYGALAERVPEVADQLRQPEDGETVAVLVSDRHDNVGMDKVVKAVSDEVGASLLIDAGDDTSTGGSWEGFSIRSLAEQFRDMPVVAVAGNHDEGPYVTEQMEKAGFTVLDGEPVEVEGIRFIGFSDPRSSGLTAGWSQGDTSIKQQGEELAETSCEDGGVSTVVVHSPTTGEEVADSGCVDLVVSGHLHVQRGPTALISEDGRRTVTFTNASTGGAAFAFALGSKLRRQAQATLITYADGSPVGIQPVNFNPDGSIGVEEYAAFDTLPVLSEETTTATD; encoded by the coding sequence ATGCCTTCGCCGAACGAGTCACTCGCATCCGATCCCGCGCCCGCCTCCGTACGCCCGCGCCGGCACCGCTGGGTGCTCGCCGTCGCCGTGGTGGCCGTGGGACTGGTCGTCGCGTTCGTCGTCGGCCTGACCACCTTCACGCACGCCCACCGCACCGTGCTGGTCGGCGCGCACAGCGGGACGGTCACGCCGACGTTCGACGGTCATGCGACGCTCGACTTCGGCTCGGTGCTGCCGCGCATCCGCATGGCCGTCGACCAGCCGTTCGACCTCGGCGTCTCGATCGATCTCGGTGAGACCGAGGCCGACAGCCTCAACGAGCTCGTCGCCCGCGACGCCGTCATCGCCTCTCAGCCGGAGGCCGAGATCGCGCAGATCGGTGCCGTGGTGCGCGACATCGCCATCGCCTCGGCGTTGCGTGGGCTCGGTGCCGGGCTCGCAGTGGCGATCCTGATGGTCGCGGTGTGGATGCTCGTCGGACGACGGCGACGGCGAGAGATCGGCGGACGCCTGCGTGACGCCGTCCGACAGCGGCACCTCCAGCACACCCCGTTGCGGGCGCTGGTCGCGCTCGCGCTGGCGCTCGTACTCGCCGGTGTGCTGCTGACCTGGCCGGAGCCCGCCGAGGAGACGGTCGCGGACGTGCGGTGGCGGCCGATCGCGGAGGTCTATCCGGAGATCGCCGCCGAGGTCGACGAGGGGGACCTGACCGGCGTCCAGGTCTCGTCCGGGAGCGCCACCGACGCGAGCCGTTCGATCGTGGAGTCCGCGATCAAGACGTACGACACGTCGGTGAAGTTCTACGGCGCTCTCGCCGAGCGCGTGCCCGAGGTCGCCGACCAGCTGCGTCAGCCGGAGGACGGCGAGACCGTCGCGGTGCTCGTCTCGGACCGGCACGACAACGTCGGCATGGACAAGGTCGTCAAGGCGGTCTCGGACGAGGTCGGCGCGTCGCTGCTCATCGATGCCGGCGACGACACGTCGACCGGTGGCTCGTGGGAGGGCTTCAGCATCCGCTCGCTGGCCGAGCAGTTCCGCGACATGCCGGTGGTGGCGGTCGCCGGCAACCACGACGAGGGTCCGTACGTCACCGAGCAGATGGAGAAGGCGGGTTTCACGGTGCTGGACGGCGAGCCCGTCGAGGTCGAGGGCATCCGCTTCATCGGCTTCAGCGATCCGCGGAGCTCGGGACTGACGGCGGGCTGGAGCCAGGGCGACACCTCCATCAAGCAGCAAGGTGAGGAGCTGGCGGAGACGTCGTGCGAGGACGGCGGTGTCAGCACGGTCGTGGTGCACAGCCCGACGACGGGGGAGGAGGTCGCCGACTCCGGCTGCGTCGACCTCGTCGTCTCCGGTCACCTGCACGTCCAGCGTGGGCCGACGGCGCTGATCTCGGAGGACGGACGACGCACCGTCACGTTCACGAACGCCAGCACCGGTGGCGCGGCGTTCGCGTTCGCGCTGGGCAGCAAGCTCCGTCGCCAGGCGCAGGCGACCCTCATCACCTACGCCGACGGTTCCCCGGTCGGCATCCAGCCGGTCAACTTCAACCCCGACGGCTCGATCGGCGTCGAGGAGTACGCGGCGTTCGACACGCTTCCGGTGCTGTCGGAGGAGACGACGACGGCGACCGACTGA
- a CDS encoding discoidin domain-containing protein, which yields MRSSGDRRRRGRRTTATGAALAVVVGILAATSSAQAQSEWWEPTNPPAVESEVNVTGAPFTGTAPDGDVRGYVDAHTHMFSDEGFGGHAVCGATFSPGGIADALKDCDGHRVSLLENLTNSAKGAGPLDAHDTTGWPTFPEWPTYSSFTHQQMYYKWVERAWRGGQRIMVNDLVSNTGLCTILGVVAGPNEAPCNDMDAVRREARKTYELQAYVDAQYGGAGQGWFRVVTTPQQARSVVEQGKLAVVLGVEVSEPFGCKQVLGVAQCSKGDIDRGLDELKGLGVSSMFLCHKFDNALCGVRYDEGTTGLIVNVGQFLTTGTWWNPQPCKPGQTPDNTVIGGVIPKELAIIPGLPAVLPLYPTGPHCNPRGLSDLGEYALKGMMQRNMMVELDHMSAKAADRAFDLMEAAGYPGALSSHSWLAGTSTERLYQLGGFATQYGHSVGEYVADWQATRALREKYGVGYGYGTDMNGFGGTPAPPADDAQRITYPFTSVDGGAVLDRQRTGQRVWDYNVEGVAHYGMVPDWIESLRRTAGSEITDDLMAGAQSYLDTWNASAGWAPGTNLARGAAATASSTEWTLLGRLKPPQAVDGSLSTRWASAWGRDSEWFRVDLATPRQVSRVTIDWEDAYASRYRIETSLDGSAWSTDATVTASNGGTDVVRVPTTSARYVRVVSEKRATQYGISIRELGVFS from the coding sequence ATGCGGAGCAGCGGAGATCGACGCAGGCGTGGCAGGCGGACGACGGCGACGGGCGCCGCCCTGGCGGTGGTCGTCGGCATCCTCGCCGCGACGTCCTCGGCACAGGCGCAGAGCGAGTGGTGGGAGCCGACGAACCCGCCGGCGGTCGAGTCCGAGGTCAACGTGACCGGCGCTCCGTTCACGGGCACCGCACCGGACGGCGACGTCCGCGGCTACGTCGACGCCCACACGCACATGTTCTCCGACGAAGGCTTCGGCGGGCACGCGGTCTGCGGCGCGACCTTCAGCCCGGGCGGCATCGCCGACGCCCTGAAGGACTGCGACGGCCACCGGGTCTCGCTGCTCGAGAACCTCACGAACTCCGCGAAGGGCGCCGGTCCCCTCGACGCGCACGACACGACCGGCTGGCCGACGTTCCCGGAGTGGCCGACGTACTCGTCGTTCACGCACCAGCAGATGTACTACAAGTGGGTCGAGCGGGCGTGGCGCGGCGGCCAGCGGATCATGGTCAACGACCTCGTCTCCAACACCGGCCTCTGCACGATCCTCGGAGTCGTCGCCGGCCCGAACGAGGCCCCGTGCAACGACATGGACGCCGTCCGCCGCGAGGCCCGCAAGACGTACGAGCTGCAGGCGTACGTCGATGCGCAGTACGGCGGCGCGGGCCAGGGCTGGTTCCGTGTGGTCACCACGCCGCAGCAGGCGCGCAGCGTCGTGGAGCAGGGCAAGCTGGCCGTCGTCCTCGGCGTCGAGGTGTCGGAGCCGTTCGGCTGCAAGCAGGTTCTCGGCGTCGCCCAGTGCAGCAAGGGCGACATCGACCGGGGGCTCGACGAGCTCAAGGGTCTCGGCGTCAGCAGCATGTTCCTCTGCCACAAGTTCGACAACGCGCTCTGCGGCGTCCGCTACGACGAGGGGACGACCGGCCTCATCGTCAACGTCGGGCAGTTCCTGACCACCGGCACCTGGTGGAACCCGCAGCCGTGCAAGCCCGGCCAGACCCCCGACAACACCGTGATCGGCGGCGTGATCCCCAAGGAGCTGGCGATCATCCCGGGTCTCCCTGCCGTCCTGCCGCTCTATCCCACCGGGCCGCACTGCAATCCGAGGGGCCTGTCCGACCTCGGCGAGTACGCGCTCAAGGGCATGATGCAGCGCAACATGATGGTCGAGCTCGACCACATGAGCGCGAAGGCGGCCGACCGCGCGTTCGACCTGATGGAGGCTGCCGGCTATCCCGGCGCGCTGTCGAGCCACAGCTGGCTCGCGGGCACGTCGACGGAGCGGCTCTACCAGCTGGGCGGGTTCGCGACGCAGTACGGCCACTCGGTCGGCGAGTACGTCGCCGACTGGCAGGCCACTCGCGCACTGCGGGAGAAGTACGGCGTGGGCTACGGCTACGGGACGGACATGAACGGCTTCGGCGGGACGCCCGCTCCTCCGGCGGACGACGCCCAGCGGATCACGTACCCGTTCACGTCCGTCGACGGCGGCGCGGTGCTCGACCGGCAGCGTACGGGCCAGCGCGTGTGGGACTACAACGTCGAGGGCGTGGCCCACTACGGGATGGTCCCGGACTGGATCGAGAGCCTCCGGCGTACGGCGGGGTCGGAGATCACCGACGACCTGATGGCCGGAGCCCAGTCGTACCTCGACACCTGGAACGCGTCGGCCGGATGGGCACCGGGAACCAACCTGGCCCGCGGGGCCGCGGCAACGGCCAGCTCGACGGAGTGGACGCTGCTCGGACGGCTCAAGCCGCCGCAGGCCGTGGACGGCTCACTGTCGACGCGCTGGGCGAGCGCCTGGGGCCGCGACAGCGAGTGGTTCCGCGTGGACCTCGCGACGCCGCGCCAGGTCTCGCGGGTGACGATCGACTGGGAGGACGCGTACGCCTCGCGCTACCGCATCGAGACGTCGCTCGACGGCTCCGCGTGGTCGACCGATGCGACGGTCACCGCGTCGAACGGCGGCACCGACGTCGTACGTGTCCCGACGACGTCGGCCCGCTACGTTCGGGTGGTGAGCGAGAAGCGCGCGACGCAGTACGGCATCTCGATCCGCGAGCTGGGCGTCTTCAGCTGA
- a CDS encoding HelD family protein, producing the protein MSDPATPPSAEQREIADEQAYVDVVYGRLEASTKAAQALAREGYARGHVGHEGGLVERDAMVYQASKRIAALNAAHEGLVFGRLDLVDGDKRYIGRIGVRDAEREVLLIDWRAPAASVFYQATAQDPAGVVRRRVLRSRGASVVGVEDELLDGDNAPADMVVVGEGALLASLSRARDASMHSVVATIQKEQDEAIRAPSRGATTIGGGPGTGKTVVALHRAAYLLYVDRRRFESGGVLVVGPSGVFMNYIERVLPSLGETSVTLRSLGEVVDGVSGRRHDASAVAAIKGSARMLQVLTRAARAAQPGEPTAFRYFYRDDVLRLDAAALHRLRLQLLSGQQRNRAYGRVQKTLLDALWSQVEGERALEKERDEFDKVLTSDDAFLDFAAAWWPPLDAVDVWESLGDADTLRRHAEGVLKRTEIDLLASAWRSADGTPSIEDVPLIDELRYLLGEVPPEDADDDPYDVKQLMSFEREESAVRKQRATQSIEDDSYAHVLVDEAQDLSPMQWRMLGRRGKYASWTIVGDPAQSSWPYPDEAAAARAAALDGKDEHYFRLSTNYRNSAEIYDLAAQVARVAIPGADTPDAVRRTGEDPRHELVARGDVWSAVRSGVRDLAARVEGTIAVVVPAERRDEATAELAEELGDLDRLRILDGLDTKGLEFDAVLVVEPDEVVAEGEAGWRTLYVVLTRATQLLLTVGSTRRWLDRVEG; encoded by the coding sequence GTGTCGGACCCAGCTACCCCGCCGTCGGCCGAGCAGCGAGAGATCGCTGACGAGCAGGCGTACGTCGACGTCGTCTACGGTCGGCTCGAGGCGTCGACGAAGGCTGCGCAGGCGCTCGCCCGTGAGGGCTACGCCCGCGGGCACGTCGGCCACGAGGGCGGACTCGTCGAGCGTGACGCGATGGTCTACCAGGCCTCCAAGCGGATCGCCGCCCTCAACGCCGCCCACGAGGGGCTCGTCTTCGGGCGCCTCGACCTCGTCGATGGCGACAAGCGCTACATCGGCCGGATCGGCGTCCGCGACGCCGAGCGCGAGGTGCTGCTCATCGACTGGCGTGCGCCGGCGGCGTCGGTCTTCTACCAGGCCACCGCGCAGGATCCCGCCGGAGTCGTGCGGCGTCGCGTCCTGCGCAGCCGCGGCGCGAGCGTCGTCGGCGTCGAGGACGAGCTTCTCGACGGCGACAACGCCCCGGCCGACATGGTCGTCGTCGGCGAGGGAGCGCTGCTCGCGAGCCTGAGCCGCGCCCGCGACGCGTCGATGCACTCCGTCGTCGCGACCATCCAGAAGGAGCAGGACGAGGCGATCCGTGCGCCCAGCCGCGGCGCCACGACGATCGGCGGCGGCCCGGGCACCGGCAAGACGGTCGTCGCGCTGCACCGCGCCGCGTACCTCCTCTACGTCGACCGACGCCGCTTCGAGTCCGGCGGCGTCCTCGTCGTCGGTCCGTCGGGCGTCTTCATGAACTACATCGAGCGCGTGCTGCCCAGCCTCGGTGAGACGTCGGTGACCCTGCGCTCGCTCGGCGAGGTCGTCGACGGTGTCTCCGGTCGCCGTCACGACGCCTCGGCGGTCGCGGCGATCAAGGGCTCGGCGCGGATGCTTCAGGTCCTCACCCGGGCCGCGCGCGCCGCACAGCCCGGAGAGCCGACGGCGTTCCGCTACTTCTACCGCGACGACGTGCTGCGGCTCGACGCTGCTGCCCTGCACCGGCTGCGGCTCCAGCTGCTGTCCGGGCAGCAGCGCAACCGTGCGTACGGCAGGGTCCAGAAGACGCTGCTCGACGCGCTGTGGTCGCAGGTGGAGGGCGAGCGGGCGCTGGAGAAGGAGCGCGACGAGTTCGACAAGGTCCTCACCTCCGACGACGCGTTCCTCGACTTCGCCGCGGCCTGGTGGCCCCCGCTCGACGCGGTCGACGTCTGGGAGTCGCTCGGTGACGCCGACACGCTGCGCCGCCACGCCGAGGGCGTCCTCAAGCGGACCGAGATCGACCTGCTCGCCTCCGCCTGGCGCAGCGCTGACGGCACTCCGTCCATCGAGGACGTGCCCCTGATCGACGAGCTCCGCTACCTCCTCGGCGAGGTGCCGCCGGAGGACGCCGACGACGACCCCTACGACGTGAAGCAGCTGATGTCGTTCGAGCGCGAGGAGTCCGCCGTCCGCAAGCAGCGGGCCACCCAGTCGATCGAGGACGACTCGTACGCCCACGTCCTCGTCGACGAGGCGCAGGACCTCTCGCCGATGCAGTGGCGGATGCTCGGACGCCGTGGCAAGTACGCGAGCTGGACGATCGTCGGTGACCCGGCGCAGTCGTCGTGGCCGTACCCGGACGAGGCAGCAGCAGCACGGGCCGCCGCGCTCGACGGCAAGGACGAGCACTACTTCCGGCTGTCGACGAACTACCGCAACTCCGCGGAGATCTACGACCTCGCCGCACAGGTCGCCCGGGTTGCGATCCCGGGTGCGGACACCCCCGACGCGGTCCGTCGTACGGGCGAGGACCCGCGCCACGAGCTCGTCGCGCGCGGCGACGTCTGGTCCGCGGTGCGCAGCGGTGTCCGCGACCTCGCCGCCCGGGTCGAGGGCACGATCGCCGTCGTCGTCCCGGCCGAGCGTCGTGACGAGGCGACGGCGGAGCTCGCCGAGGAGCTCGGCGACCTGGATCGGCTGCGGATCCTCGACGGGCTCGACACGAAGGGGCTGGAGTTCGACGCGGTGCTCGTCGTCGAGCCGGACGAGGTCGTCGCCGAGGGTGAGGCGGGGTGGCGCACGCTGTACGTCGTGCTCACCCGCGCGACCCAGCTCCTGCTCACAGTCGGCTCGACCCGCCGTTGGCTCGACCGCGTCGAAGGCTGA